One Spiribacter halobius DNA segment encodes these proteins:
- a CDS encoding MFS transporter — protein sequence MSAPGRRTVWSWACYDWANSAYATVVLAGFFPLLFQDFWSTDADAATANLRLGWFNASASLVIVLTAPLLGAVGDRAGARKRLLLAFAVLGVLGTGLLAGVPGGDWLAAGLLFTCATVGFMGANIFYDALLVSVAPRERWHAVSGLGFGLGYLGGGLLYLGCVLAALNPAAFGFSSTSEAALAAFGATALWWALFTLPLLIWVPEPAANAGDGTALGGGFRQLAATVRQLRAYRPVLVFLIAYWLYIDAVGTTIRMAVAYGRSLGFEQGDLIVALLITQFVGFPAAIAFGWLGERIGPRRGIFIGLGVYIGICAWGALIQSAWEFYVIAVLVGLVQGGVQSLSRSLYARLIPPAAAGEFFGFYNLLGKFAALIGPPLFGLFGAWFGDVRYSMLALILLFVAGAAVLTRVRETGPAPAPA from the coding sequence GTGAGCGCGCCCGGGCGGCGCACTGTCTGGTCCTGGGCCTGTTATGACTGGGCCAACTCCGCCTACGCCACCGTCGTCCTCGCCGGGTTCTTCCCGCTGCTGTTCCAGGATTTCTGGAGCACCGACGCCGACGCGGCCACCGCCAACCTGCGCCTGGGCTGGTTCAACGCTTCGGCGAGCCTGGTGATCGTGCTCACCGCCCCGCTGCTCGGCGCCGTGGGCGACCGTGCCGGGGCGCGCAAGCGGCTCCTGCTGGCCTTTGCGGTGCTGGGCGTGCTGGGCACTGGCCTGCTGGCGGGCGTGCCCGGCGGCGACTGGCTCGCCGCGGGGCTGCTTTTCACCTGCGCCACCGTCGGCTTCATGGGGGCCAATATCTTCTACGATGCGCTGCTGGTCTCGGTGGCGCCGCGGGAGCGCTGGCACGCGGTCTCCGGGCTCGGCTTCGGGCTGGGCTATCTGGGGGGCGGGCTGCTCTATCTGGGCTGCGTGCTGGCGGCGCTCAACCCGGCGGCGTTCGGGTTCTCCTCCACCAGCGAGGCGGCGCTCGCCGCATTCGGGGCGACGGCGCTGTGGTGGGCGCTGTTCACGCTGCCGCTGCTCATCTGGGTGCCGGAGCCTGCCGCCAACGCGGGTGATGGTACGGCCCTCGGCGGCGGATTCCGCCAGCTCGCCGCGACGGTCCGTCAGCTTCGCGCCTACCGGCCCGTGCTGGTGTTCCTGATCGCCTACTGGCTGTACATCGATGCCGTCGGTACCACCATCCGCATGGCCGTCGCCTACGGTCGCTCCCTGGGCTTTGAGCAGGGAGACCTGATCGTCGCCCTGCTCATTACCCAGTTCGTCGGGTTCCCGGCGGCCATCGCTTTCGGCTGGCTGGGGGAGCGCATCGGACCGCGACGGGGGATCTTCATCGGCCTCGGGGTCTATATCGGCATCTGCGCCTGGGGGGCGCTGATCCAGTCGGCCTGGGAGTTCTACGTCATCGCCGTGCTGGTGGGGCTGGTGCAGGGCGGCGTGCAGTCGCTCAGCCGCTCGCTCTATGCCCGGCTCATCCCACCGGCGGCCGCCGGCGAGTTCTTTGGCTTCTACAACCTGCTCGGCAAGTTCGCCGCCCTGATCGGCCCGCCCCTGTTCGGGCTGTTCGGCGCCTGGTTCGGCGACGTGCGCTACTCGATGCTGGCGCTGATCCTGCTGTTCGTCGCCGGGGCGGCGGTGCTCACCCGCGTTCGCGAGACCGGCCCTGCGCCTGCGCCGGCGTGA
- a CDS encoding DUF2970 domain-containing protein, producing the protein MSDHGEERHEAEQPRRLTVWQVAKSTLAAAFGVQTEEARRRDFTQGSPAPFIIAGLVFTVLFVIALVVIVNIVLSTAA; encoded by the coding sequence ATGAGCGATCATGGCGAGGAGCGGCACGAGGCGGAGCAACCGCGGCGCCTCACGGTGTGGCAGGTGGCGAAGAGCACCCTGGCGGCGGCCTTCGGCGTACAGACCGAGGAGGCGCGGCGGCGGGACTTCACCCAGGGCAGCCCGGCCCCCTTCATCATCGCCGGGCTGGTGTTCACCGTCCTGTTCGTCATCGCTCTGGTGGTGATCGTCAATATCGTGCTCAGCACGGCCGCCTGA
- a CDS encoding 2-isopropylmalate synthase: protein MSERDRLIIFDTTLRDGEQSPGASMTREEKVRIAKALERLRVDVIEAGFPAASRGDFESVRAVAETVRESRVCGLARAGEADIDRAGEAIAPAAAGRIHTFIATSPIHMEKKLQLPPEQVLQRAVAAVKHARRYCDDVEFSPEDAGRSEPDFLCRILEAVIDAGATTVNIPDTVGYNMPAQFAALIRDLRERVPNADKAVWSVHCHNDLGVAVANSLAAVLSGARQVECTINGLGERAGNASLEEVVMAVRTRQDFFPCDTRIETREIVPTSKLVANITGFQVQPNKAIVGINAFAHESGIHQDGVLKHRETYEIMRAEDVGWGMNRMVLGKHSGRNAFRSRCAEIGIAFASEAELNEAFHRFKDLADKKHEIFDEDLQALVTEAAAALDEEERVSLVAFRCCSETGETPVADVTLLVDGAEQKNSAAGDGPVDAAFKAIDGIVGSGAELLLYSVSNITTGTDAQGEVTVRLERGGRVVNGQGSDTDIVIASAKAYLNALNRLRSGSARTHPQAAEV from the coding sequence ATGAGTGAGCGCGATCGCCTGATCATCTTCGACACCACGCTGCGGGATGGCGAGCAGAGCCCGGGCGCCTCCATGACCCGTGAGGAGAAGGTGCGCATCGCCAAGGCCCTCGAGCGCCTGCGGGTGGACGTCATCGAGGCCGGTTTTCCCGCGGCGAGCCGGGGCGACTTCGAGTCCGTGCGCGCCGTGGCCGAGACCGTGCGCGAGAGCCGCGTCTGCGGTCTCGCCCGGGCCGGCGAGGCGGACATCGACCGCGCCGGCGAGGCCATCGCGCCGGCTGCGGCGGGGCGGATCCACACCTTCATCGCCACCTCGCCCATCCACATGGAGAAAAAGCTCCAGCTGCCGCCGGAGCAGGTCCTGCAGCGTGCGGTGGCGGCCGTGAAGCACGCCCGGCGCTACTGCGACGACGTCGAGTTCTCGCCGGAGGATGCCGGGCGCTCCGAGCCCGACTTCCTCTGCCGCATCCTCGAGGCGGTGATCGATGCCGGCGCCACCACGGTGAACATCCCGGATACCGTCGGCTACAACATGCCCGCCCAGTTCGCCGCGCTCATCCGGGACCTGCGCGAGCGCGTGCCCAACGCCGACAAGGCGGTCTGGTCGGTGCACTGTCACAACGACCTCGGCGTCGCCGTGGCGAACTCGCTGGCCGCGGTTCTCTCCGGCGCCCGTCAGGTGGAGTGCACCATCAACGGCCTCGGCGAGCGCGCCGGCAACGCCTCACTGGAGGAGGTGGTCATGGCGGTGCGCACCCGCCAGGACTTCTTCCCCTGCGACACCCGCATCGAGACCCGGGAGATCGTGCCCACCTCCAAGCTCGTGGCCAACATCACCGGCTTCCAGGTACAGCCGAACAAGGCCATCGTCGGCATCAACGCCTTCGCCCACGAGTCCGGCATCCACCAGGACGGTGTGCTCAAGCACCGCGAGACCTACGAGATCATGCGCGCCGAGGACGTCGGCTGGGGCATGAACCGCATGGTGCTCGGCAAGCACTCCGGCCGTAACGCCTTCCGCAGCCGTTGTGCGGAGATCGGCATCGCCTTCGCCTCGGAGGCGGAGCTGAACGAGGCCTTCCACCGCTTCAAGGACCTCGCCGACAAGAAGCACGAGATCTTCGACGAGGACCTGCAGGCGCTGGTGACCGAGGCCGCCGCCGCGCTGGACGAGGAGGAGCGGGTGAGCCTGGTGGCCTTCCGCTGCTGCTCGGAAACCGGCGAGACGCCGGTGGCCGATGTCACCCTGCTGGTGGACGGTGCGGAGCAGAAGAACTCCGCCGCCGGCGACGGCCCCGTGGATGCCGCCTTCAAGGCGATTGACGGCATCGTCGGCAGCGGCGCGGAGCTGCTGCTCTACTCGGTGAGCAACATCACCACCGGCACGGACGCCCAGGGCGAGGTCACGGTGCGCCTCGAGCGGGGCGGACGGGTGGTCAACGGCCAGGGCTCGGACACGGATATCGTCATCGCCTCCGCCAAGGCCTACCTCAACGCCCTCAACCGCCTGCGCAGCGGCTCGGCACGCACCCATCCTCAGGCGGCGGAGGTCTGA
- the pssA gene encoding CDP-diacylglycerol--serine O-phosphatidyltransferase, protein MTDADTPRRPRRRGIYLLPNFITTLALFFGFYAVVAAQSLAFETAAIAIFVAMVMDGLDGRVARMTNTQSDFGVQYDSIADMVSFGVAPALVIYLWALADLAELGGPWDKLGWLGAFIFAACAGLRLARFNTQAGVADKRYFQGLPSPAAAATLAGMVWAGDRLEFGGWPVGIPALVITVLAGILMVSNVRYYSFKEIDFRYRVPFMAMVLGVLAVALASVHPPTVLFVLALTYMVSGPVLTILRRRRRRRRHHGAT, encoded by the coding sequence ATGACCGACGCCGATACGCCCAGGCGGCCCCGCCGCCGCGGCATCTACCTGCTACCCAACTTCATCACCACGCTCGCGCTGTTCTTCGGCTTCTACGCCGTCGTCGCCGCGCAGAGCCTCGCCTTCGAGACCGCCGCCATCGCCATCTTCGTCGCCATGGTCATGGACGGCCTGGACGGGCGGGTCGCCCGCATGACCAACACCCAGAGCGACTTCGGCGTCCAGTACGACAGCATCGCCGACATGGTCTCCTTCGGCGTCGCCCCGGCGCTGGTGATCTACCTCTGGGCCCTGGCCGACCTCGCCGAGCTGGGCGGGCCATGGGACAAGCTCGGCTGGCTCGGCGCCTTCATCTTCGCCGCCTGCGCCGGCCTGCGCCTCGCCCGCTTCAACACCCAGGCCGGCGTCGCCGACAAGCGCTACTTCCAGGGGCTGCCGAGCCCCGCCGCCGCTGCCACCCTCGCCGGCATGGTCTGGGCCGGTGACCGCCTCGAGTTCGGCGGCTGGCCCGTGGGGATACCGGCGCTGGTGATCACCGTGCTGGCCGGCATTCTCATGGTCAGCAACGTGCGCTACTACTCCTTCAAGGAGATCGACTTCCGCTACCGCGTGCCCTTCATGGCCATGGTGCTCGGCGTGCTGGCGGTGGCGCTCGCCTCGGTCCACCCGCCGACGGTGCTGTTCGTGCTGGCGCTGACCTACATGGTCTCGGGGCCGGTGCTCACCATCCTGCGCCGCCGGCGGCGCCGGCGGCGCCATCATGGCGCGACGTGA
- a CDS encoding uracil-DNA glycosylase → MDSRRLLYLQRMGIDVWVRRTDAAVPSLRPETAEESERTPESARAGEVSVAQPAPAGEMPASPDETVREPAGTAAEAADWETLRQQVLSCTRCPLHRTRTQGVFGVGSQTARLLIVGEAPGAEEDRRGEPFVGRAGQLLDAMLRAIGLDRQTVYITNILKSRPPENRDPRPEEVAACEPYLRRQIELLAPALIVAVGRVAAQNLLRTDRPLGRLRGQWHRYGPRETPLLATYHPAYLLRNPADKRKAWQDLKAVRRALDTEVSA, encoded by the coding sequence ATGGATTCCCGCCGGCTGCTCTACCTCCAGCGCATGGGCATCGACGTCTGGGTGCGGCGTACTGATGCGGCTGTGCCGTCCCTCCGGCCCGAGACCGCCGAGGAGTCGGAGCGCACGCCGGAATCCGCGCGGGCGGGTGAGGTGTCCGTTGCGCAGCCGGCGCCTGCGGGCGAAATGCCGGCGTCTCCCGACGAAACGGTCCGCGAGCCTGCCGGCACCGCCGCCGAGGCCGCGGACTGGGAGACCCTGCGCCAGCAGGTATTGAGCTGCACCCGCTGCCCGCTGCACCGCACGCGGACCCAGGGCGTGTTCGGCGTCGGCAGCCAGACTGCGCGGCTGCTGATCGTCGGCGAGGCGCCGGGGGCTGAGGAGGACCGCCGGGGCGAACCCTTCGTCGGCCGGGCGGGGCAGCTGCTGGACGCCATGCTGCGGGCCATCGGTCTCGACCGGCAGACGGTCTACATTACCAACATCCTCAAGTCGCGCCCGCCGGAGAACCGCGATCCGCGTCCGGAGGAGGTGGCCGCCTGCGAGCCCTACCTGCGCCGGCAGATCGAGCTGCTGGCGCCGGCGCTGATCGTGGCCGTGGGCCGCGTCGCCGCGCAGAATCTGCTGCGCACGGACCGCCCGCTCGGGCGGCTGCGCGGGCAGTGGCATCGCTACGGCCCGCGCGAGACGCCGCTGCTGGCGACCTATCACCCTGCCTACCTGCTGCGTAACCCGGCGGACAAGCGCAAGGCCTGGCAGGATCTCAAGGCGGTGCGCCGGGCCCTGGACACGGAGGTGAGCGCATGA
- the rimI gene encoding ribosomal protein S18-alanine N-acetyltransferase — MSAEPSSFLSVIRPMRDADISAVLQVEQAAYDYPWTANIFRDCLRMGYDCAVQLAADRVVGHLILSVGAGEAHVLNLAVSPAWHNRGFGRRLLRRALRQAERLGAESVFLEVRPSNAAAVHLYRVEGFRRVGRRRHYYPAPDGREDALVMRLDLRETSRSGRR, encoded by the coding sequence ATGAGTGCCGAGCCCTCGAGCTTCCTGTCGGTGATCCGGCCCATGCGGGATGCGGACATCTCTGCCGTGCTGCAGGTGGAGCAGGCCGCCTACGACTACCCCTGGACCGCCAACATCTTCCGCGACTGCCTGCGCATGGGCTACGACTGCGCCGTGCAGCTCGCCGCGGACCGCGTGGTGGGGCATCTCATCCTGTCGGTGGGCGCCGGTGAGGCGCACGTGCTGAACCTCGCCGTGTCCCCGGCCTGGCACAACCGCGGCTTCGGCCGCCGGCTGCTGCGCCGCGCCCTGCGCCAGGCGGAGCGCCTGGGGGCGGAGTCCGTGTTCCTGGAGGTGCGGCCGAGCAACGCCGCCGCCGTGCATCTGTATCGGGTCGAGGGGTTCCGGCGGGTGGGCCGGCGCCGGCACTACTACCCGGCGCCGGACGGGCGTGAGGACGCCCTGGTGATGCGCCTCGATCTGCGCGAGACCAGCCGCTCGGGGCGGCGGTGA
- a CDS encoding ABC transporter substrate-binding protein, whose protein sequence is MRTRTALAGAALAVTALLTGCFGGDSEPGITDERIVIGSVLALNGPASGLGKGMRAGLEAALRGREVRGRRIELRALDDSYQPPKAAESTRRLLDEPPGVFMMAGNVGTPTAQVTLPILKEAGVPAVGFFTGAGVLRPGDGGPILNYRASYRQEVATVVEAALAEGVQPGEVCAYVQNDGYGMAGIIGVREALSRAEAPEPLLDRYDEILARSGERPVRNGIGPVGVYRRNTTDIEPGYRSLKEWEAASGQRCRLVVTVGAYGNIAHFVRYAEQQEEAWVVSAVSFTGADSFRSDLARYGIENRVLMTQVVPSLDADLAIVDEARQALGPDFGFVSLEGYIVGRMILRLLEEMPGDLTRENFMAHAREARFDLGGVAIDFTRDGNQASRFVALNQLTPRGWVAVDASAGVWQQLLAER, encoded by the coding sequence ATGCGCACACGCACTGCGCTGGCCGGTGCCGCACTCGCGGTCACTGCACTGCTCACTGGCTGTTTCGGCGGAGACAGCGAACCCGGCATCACCGACGAGCGCATCGTCATCGGCTCCGTGCTCGCGCTGAACGGGCCGGCCAGCGGCCTCGGCAAGGGGATGCGAGCCGGCCTGGAGGCGGCCTTGCGCGGGCGCGAGGTGCGCGGGCGGCGGATCGAGCTGCGGGCGCTGGATGACTCCTACCAGCCGCCGAAGGCCGCCGAGAGCACCCGCCGGCTGCTGGACGAACCACCCGGCGTGTTCATGATGGCCGGCAACGTCGGCACCCCCACGGCCCAGGTCACGCTGCCCATCCTCAAGGAGGCGGGCGTGCCGGCAGTGGGGTTCTTCACCGGTGCCGGCGTCCTCCGCCCGGGCGACGGCGGGCCGATCCTCAACTACCGGGCGAGCTATCGCCAGGAGGTGGCCACCGTCGTCGAGGCCGCCCTGGCGGAGGGAGTGCAGCCCGGGGAGGTCTGCGCCTACGTCCAGAACGACGGTTACGGCATGGCCGGCATCATCGGCGTGCGCGAGGCACTGTCCCGGGCCGAGGCGCCGGAGCCGCTGCTGGACCGCTACGACGAGATCCTCGCCCGTTCCGGCGAGCGCCCGGTGCGCAACGGCATCGGGCCGGTGGGCGTCTACCGGCGCAACACCACCGACATCGAGCCGGGCTATCGCTCGCTGAAGGAATGGGAAGCCGCCAGCGGTCAGCGCTGCCGGCTCGTGGTCACCGTCGGCGCCTACGGCAATATCGCCCACTTCGTGCGCTATGCGGAGCAGCAGGAAGAGGCCTGGGTGGTCTCGGCCGTCTCCTTCACCGGCGCCGACAGCTTCCGCAGCGACCTCGCCCGCTACGGCATCGAGAACCGGGTGCTCATGACCCAGGTGGTGCCCTCCCTGGACGCCGATCTCGCCATCGTCGACGAGGCCCGCCAGGCCCTCGGCCCGGACTTCGGCTTCGTCTCGCTGGAGGGCTACATCGTCGGGCGGATGATTCTGCGTCTGCTGGAGGAGATGCCGGGTGACCTGACCCGGGAGAATTTCATGGCCCATGCCCGCGAGGCCCGCTTCGACCTGGGGGGCGTGGCCATCGACTTCACCCGCGACGGCAATCAGGCCTCCCGCTTCGTCGCCCTCAACCAGCTCACGCCCCGGGGCTGGGTGGCGGTGGATGCGAGCGCGGGCGTCTGGCAGCAGCTGCTGGCGGAGCGATGA